A single window of Cygnus olor isolate bCygOlo1 chromosome 10, bCygOlo1.pri.v2, whole genome shotgun sequence DNA harbors:
- the AMIGO3 gene encoding amphoterin-induced protein 3: MAPRVPAEPLWLLLLLQLCAHGRASLPPRSCPAACICTSDLLSCSRQTLQRVPGALPPTATTLDLSHNALTQLHDRWLAALPHLEALHMSHNQIRDLSPRAFHNASYLRHLDMSSNHLHAVETHYFEALVSLEELLLYNNRIARVDENAFVKLSGLRKVYLSWNNLTTFPFRSVQGLGNYSLRTLDLSSNSLSSIPVEELASLPENIGNGLYLHNNPVRCSCPLYLMLQRWKQRGFSSVKDFFEEHTCKVSDTVPRSLIKFLKYSHMFENCSAGPEDMRPVPFPVTVGQALLLTCNTSLPDVVTTYMWISPHHEPIKHPGNSNRSVEVYRNGSLKIAAARPWHSGVYVCLAISSPHNFSRMCEVNVTVHYPKPDGETFSTGLTTLLGCIVSLLLVLIYLYLTPCRCLPCCKKPAPLSPPQECSAQSSILSTTPPATDGTSRKASANKHVVFLEPIREAQNGKVRLALGKDFPDPKHPKVLQLKSDSESISSVFSDTPIVS, translated from the coding sequence ATGGCCCCGCGGGTGCCCGCGGAGccgctgtggctgctgctgctcctccagctgtgcGCCCACGGCCGCGCCTCGCTGCCGCCCCGCAGCTGCCCCGCCGCCTGCATCTGCACCTCGGacctgctgagctgcagccgGCAGACGCTGCAACGCGTGCCCGGGGCGCTGCCGCCCACCGCCACCACGCTGGACCTGAGCCACAACGCCCTCACCCAGCTCCACGACCGCTGGCTGGCCGCCCTGCCGCACCTCGAGGCCCTCCACATGAGCCACAACCAGATCAGGGACCTCTCGCCGCGGGCTTTCCACAACGCCTCGTACCTGCGGCACCTGGACATGTCGTCCAACCACCTGCATGCCGTCGAGACGCACTACTTCGAGGCGCTGGTGAGcttggaagagctgctgctctaCAACAACCGCATCGCGCGAGTGGATGAAAACGCCTTCGTCAAGCTAAGCGGCCTGAGGAAAGTTTACCTGAGCTGGAACAACCTGACCACCTTCCCCTTCCGCTCTGTGCAGGGGCTGGGCAACTACAGCCTCCGCACGCTGGACCTGTCCTCCAACAGCCTGAGCAGCATCCCCGTGGAGGAGCTGGCATCTCTGCCCGAAAACATCGGGAACGGCTTGTACCTGCACAACAACCCCGTGAGGTGCAGCTGCCCGCTCTACCTGATGCTCCAGCGGTGGAAGCAGCGCGGCTTCAGCTCCGTGAAGGATTTCTTCGAGGAGCACACCTGCAAGGTGTCCGACACCGTGCCCCGCTCGCTGATTAAGTTCCTCAAGTACAGCCACATGTTCGAGAACTGCTCGGCCGGCCCCGAGGACATGCGCCCCGTGCCCTTCCCGGTGACCGTGGGCCAGGCCCTCCTGCTCACCTGCAACACCAGCCTGCCCGACGTGGTCACCACCTACATGTGGATCTCACCTCACCATGAGCCCATCAAACACCCGGGGAACAGCAACCGCTCCGTGGAGGTGTACCGCAACGGCAGCCTGAAGATCGCAGCAGCCAGGCCCTGGCACTCGGGGGTCTACGTGTGCTTGGCCATCAGCAGCCCCCACAATTTCAGCAGGATGTGTGAGGTCAACGTGACAGTCCACTACCCCAAGCCAGACGGGGAGACCTTCAGCACTGGCCTCACAACGCTGCTGGGGTGCATAGTGAGCCTGCTGCTCGTGCTCATTTACTTGTATCTCACGCCCTGCCGCTGCCTGCCATGCTGCAAGAAGCCGGCCCCTCTCAGCCCCCCGCAGGAGTGCAGCGCCCAGTCCTCCATCCTCAGCACCACGCCGCCCGCCACGGACGGGACAAGCCGCAAGGCCAGCGCCAACAAGCACGTGGTCTTCCTCGAGCCCATCCGGGAGGCGCAGAACGGCAAGGTCCGCCTGGCCCTCGGCAAGGATTTCCCCGACCCCAAGCACCCCAAGGTCCTACAGCTCAAGTCGGACTCGGAGTCCATCAGCTCCGTCTTTTCGGACACCCCCATCGTGTCGTAG